Within the Flavobacterium sp. N502536 genome, the region AAGCAAATTGCTTCGGTTTTCTTTTTTACTCCCTGTTTGTCATTTCGAGGTAAAGAGACTCGAGCGATAGCGAATAGGCGAAGCAAATCACACCAGAAACTCCACACAGATTGTCACCAATCTTTGTCGATTAACGCATGTGATTTCTCGTTCCTCGAAATGACAAGATTGCGCTAAAAAAATTGACCAAGTATTTCCTAATGATCTCATTGATAAATTCTCTAATTAAAACGATCAATCCTTCTTATGCTGTTCTGTATAGTTTTGATTTCCTTTAAGAGCCTCGTCATGTACATTCATTCCGTGTGACATTCCCAGCATGAAAGCAGTTATTATTACTATGAATTTTCTTTTTATCCAATGAAGTGGTCGCTTAGATTGCTCTAAACGTTTTTGATTATTTTGTTTATACATTTTGAAAATGATAAATGATTAGACATTATTTTATCATCGTATGCGTTGAAGCGCATAAAAGCCTAGAAAATTAAGCGATGTATAAACTTGTTTTAAAATTTGCGGAATTGATCGTTTCATTTACAAAGGCCGACTGCTTTATAAACGAACTTAGTTTTTGAAAAAGAAATAGTTGCAGATTATGAACGCTCCTAATTTGAAGACTGAAGACATCTTTTAAATCGAGATACTTCAGAACAACCGAAAACAGAGCCTTTACCCTGGAAACAGATTGAACAAATTGGTAAGAACGAGAATTGGAAAATTCTAATTCTTCTCTTAAAATTACAAACGAAGATTGATAATACGCTGCCGATTTTGATGGAGAAACTAAAAGTCCATCATTCGCAATCACGACAAAAGCCAGAAAGAGCGAAAGCAGGTATTTCGTGTAATTTTTCAATTTGGTTTGATTTAGTATAATTTCATTTCCATAATAGGCATAAACCTGTTTTTTATTGAAGTTTCGAATGCTCCAATTTTCACAAACCCCATTTTTGAATAGAAACCTTCAGCATTTGGTTCTGAATCGAGCTGGATGATTCGAACTCCAGCCTCTTTCATTCGGTTTAAGAAATCAAGAAACAGGTATTTCCCAAAACCTTTTCCTATATATTCAGGCAAGATAAATAAATTATCCATTTTAACAGTCTTATCCTCCTTAAAAAGATAAGAATAATAACCTACTATCACCTCATTCTTTACCAATTTGAATACATCATGCTCTCTTATGTAATCTGGAGAAATAGTAAGATTCACCTCCCATTTTTGAATTTGCTCTGCCGAATATCCCCAATAAGCTTTTGACTTTTTGGTTATTTGCGTTAGAATTTCACTATCGGTTGTATTTGCTTTTTCTATCGTCATTTGTATGAAAGATGAAAGCGAAGATAAGAATTAAAACAGAAGTTCTCATCCGGTAATAACTACCCCTCAATTGTTTAATACTACCTCTGCTTTTAAATTTTCTTTTCTATAAAGAAGCAAACCTAATCCCAGCAGAAAAACAATACAGCTCACTAACATATAAACACCATTTTTTAAGGCAAAAAACGAAAAACCAATTGCAGGTGCAGCAAGAACAACCATTAAAACAAGGATCAAATGAGTTTTTATAAAGTTTAAAGCATGGATCGCCAAACCTATAAAAAGCAAAGAGGGCCCAACAATAATAAACGGATATAAAATTGAAGGTGTATTGCTAATTTGAATACTTAATGCTTCCCTGGCGGCATCATTTTCCCCAAAACTCGACATTATAAAATCGATTGTACAAAGACCAATGTGCGCAATAATACCCAGAGTTGTTACAAAAGAGGCAACAGCATTCAACTTGTTTTTAGGAAACACATGATTGAATGATCCTAAAAAACAAGCTCCGATAAGATTGAACCAATGTGCATAATCGATGGGACTATGAATGTCCGGCAAAACTTTAGAAAATAGTACATAACTGATTCCGAAAAATAGCAGTCCGATAAGGCAAAAGTGTTTTGTTTTCATAATTTATTTTAAAAGTTGAGGAAACAAAACTAAAGCGAAAAATCAGCGTAAATGCCTATTTTACTGATTTTGGTACAAAACAGATGGTTTTAGGTACGAAATTACAAAGTCGATAAATTTTCTTTAAAACTCTTAGAAACCGGAAGTTCAATTTGGGTTAACATGATCGTATTTTGATTTCTCCAGGACTTAAAATGCAATGGATTTATCAAATGCGAACGGTGTATCTGGACTAAAAAAGCAAAATCGTCCTGAAGTTTTTTGAGCGAAGTACGAATCAATTTTGAACGCAGCTGGTCATTTTCGGTATAAAAAATCTCCACGTAGTTTTGCGCATTAGAGATGCAAACCAAATCGCTTGCTTTGATTTTTAAAATATCCCGTTTATTATCCCCTTTAAAAATCAGCACGTCTTCTTTTACCGGGATCAGTTTAAGCAAATATCGTCTGGCCAGAATAATTACAGGGGTTAGAACCAG harbors:
- a CDS encoding GNAT family N-acetyltransferase; this encodes MTIEKANTTDSEILTQITKKSKAYWGYSAEQIQKWEVNLTISPDYIREHDVFKLVKNEVIVGYYSYLFKEDKTVKMDNLFILPEYIGKGFGKYLFLDFLNRMKEAGVRIIQLDSEPNAEGFYSKMGFVKIGAFETSIKNRFMPIMEMKLY
- a CDS encoding LytTR family DNA-binding domain-containing protein; translated protein: MKQLNPSLKHNLIVGLLFALWIFVFAFIIKPFDDGTLNFRTWLLMSAGFSATAFVCYAFLAIVQRSVYEKVANWNIGLEAVSFLFFYLIYFFAVYGYYKSPILNGGYRFTEFFVLIFIKVTLVLTPVIILARRYLLKLIPVKEDVLIFKGDNKRDILKIKASDLVCISNAQNYVEIFYTENDQLRSKLIRTSLKKLQDDFAFLVQIHRSHLINPLHFKSWRNQNTIMLTQIELPVSKSFKENLSTL